DNA from Timaviella obliquedivisa GSE-PSE-MK23-08B:
CAGATGTTGTGGCTGATAACGGAGTCATCCACATTATTGACAGTGTGCTGATGCCTGCGTAAGCGATCTCTTCGAGATACCCGCGAGGGGTCGCTGCGAGTTACCTGCGAGGGGTCGCGCCAACATCAACAATGCTCCTACTATTCATTGGTGAACCTGCGTCTTAATTGATTCAGGTTCACCTTTCTAAAATTAATTCAAACTTAAAAATGGAAACTTCTTCAAAGGATTTGTCAGGTTTATTAAGAGATTTCGAGCGACAGGGAATGTCTCCACCCTTCAGTCAATCTTTGCTTAGTGAGCCTAATTGCCCTTGCTGCTCAGACGCACTACTCCGTCCTATGCGTTTGGAAGAAATCTACTGGCGTTGTAGTTGCCGCTATCAGAATAAATTTATTTAAGAAACGCGATCAAATTGCAAAACGCGATCGGTACAACTTCCGCTACCAGGAGACTAACAATTGATACACACAGTCTACAAAAAAAAGATTTTAGATGGAGCCATTCAGGAACCCTCTCATCACAGATCAAATTCTACAAGCACTCCGGTTCAAGATGGCACGACCAATTTAGATAACATTACTAAAAAAAATATTTCTGATCCAGGCGATCGCGGTCGAGTCATCGTTTTTATCGATGGTTCAAACCTATTTTATGCCGCTTCAGATCTCGAAATTGAGATTGATTATGTCAAGCTGCTAAGTTATTTAGTAGATAAAGCTTATCTCGTTCACGTACTTTTCTATACAGGAAATGATCCTGAGAATAAGAAGCAGTGTGAATTTCTTAAGTGGATGAGTGGTCATGGGTTTCGAGTAATTGCTAAAGCTCTGACACAAGCTCCAAACGGTGTTAAAAAAGCCAATCTTGATGTAGAAATTGCAGTGGATATGATGATGCTAGCTCGGTATTGCGACACAGCCGTTCTAGTGAGTGGCGATGGAGATTTCGCTTATGTGGTGGATGCTGTTGCTAAACAAGGTGTTCGGGTTGAAGTGGTTGGGTTGCGATCGATGACCAGTGGTACTCTGATTGATGTTGCCAACCGTTATATTAATCTCGCCGACATTCAACAAGCCGTTAAAAAGATTGATAGTGATGTTGCTTGCTCATTGGTTAATGCCAAAGAATGAGCAGATGATTCCATCAATTTTATTGTCGCTCTGACGATTCTGCATCTGCTTTAGGAAGGGTACGTTTTGTGGAAAAACCGTTGAGAATAATGCCCCGAACTATTGACACTTCTTCATTCAAGCTATCTGCATGGTCTGTGTATTCTGTTGCTGCACTTTGGAGGTCAATGGCTTTCATTCGCTCAGACATCTGACGCAGGAACGTTACCTTTTCGTCCATAATGCGAGTCGCTGACCACAAAGCATTTTCGAGATTTTGAGTCTGCTCTGCTAAAAAAACATCTGCGGTAAAAGAGTGCCCTGTATGACACCGAAGCCGCACGGGTTCTTCTTTGCCGATTTGCCAAATGCTGCCGTTGCATTCTGGGCAAGTATAAGTGGTGCGGGTGCCAATTAATTCAACGTTCTCTAAAAATTCTTTGGCATTGAACTGCTGTTCGACAATCTTAGATTCGACTTCTATCTCTGCGGTTATGGGATAAGCTTCCTCATTGTTAGTAGGTTCATGCGATAGACGCACTAAAAGGTCTGAAATTTCTACCATTGGAACGCAGTAATCAACCTTAACGTACCGCAAGGCACTCTTTGCCATGCTGGGGTATTCTGCTTCTTGCGGGTCTTGCACGATCGCCACACCGCCTCGTTTTTTGACTGCCTGTAACCCTACGGTGCCATCGTCTAAGTGCCCTGTGAGGACAACTCCTACTACTCTTGAACCATAGGCGCGTGCGGCTGAGCGAAATAAAGCATCGATCGCGGGTCTGAAGCGATTCTCTTGAGGTCCACGCACCACCCGGATCGAGCCTTGATTGACTAACAGGTGATAATCGGGAGGGGCAACATAAATTCGCCCTTTTTGAATTCTTTCTCCATCGACCGGGTGGGAGGCTGGAAACGAGCTAACGTCTGTCAGAATCTTGGGGAGGATACTGGGTTTATCGGCTGCTAGGTGTTGAACAATAAAGAGAACTGCATCAATGTCAGCAGGCAGCGCGCCTAAAATCATGCCCAGTGCCTTGAGTCCACCTGCTGAGGTTCCAATCACAATAACGTCGTGTTCCGGCATAAAGTTCTTCCTAACTTTCTTTCACCAGGGTTGCAATTAGCAATATCAATGGATCTAAATCAACAGGTTTTGCAACATGAGCTTGAAACCCAGCGTCAATTGCCATTTGACGCTCTTGCTCACTCGCGTAGGCAGTAATCGCGATCGCCGGAATCTGTCCTCCAGCTTCGGCGTTGAACGCTCTGATTTGGCGAATTAATGAATAGCCATCTTCTTCTGGCATCCCGATATCGGTTAGCAGCACATCATATTTACCAGGATTTTCAGTAAAAGCCGCGATCGCCTCTCTTACCGATGCGACGATGAGCACTTCTGCACCAGCTTCTGCCAACGTATATTCCATCAAGGCACGACTGTCTTCCTCATCATCCACTACCAGGATGCATAAGCCAGCAAGAGCAGGAGCTTCAGCAATCGATGTTGATGGCGCTGCGGTAGATGATTCTCCAGTATCCGTTGGCTCTATCGATCGTGTATCTGCCAAAGGTGACGATCGCAAAGGCAACTTAACTATCATGGTGGTGCCTTGACCCTCACCTGCACTCTCTGCTTCAACCGTACCGCCATGAAGCTCTACTAGCTGACGCACAATCGATAGGCCCAATCCTAAACCTGCGCTAGCTTTTGTCGTGCTAGAGTCGCCCTGGCGAAAGCGATCAAAGATGTGGGGTAACAAGTCTGCTGAAATGCCTCGTCCTGTATCGCTGACTCGAATCTGAGCTTGCTGATTTACAGCTTCCAGAGTAATTTCTACTTGCCCACCAGCGGGGGTAAACTTGATGGCATTAGACAGGATATTCCACAGAACTTGCTGTAAGCGATCAGGATCTCCTAGAACAGATACGGTTGTTAGATCTGAAACGATTTGAACCGCTTTTGCTTCTGCCGCCGGCTGAATTGACTCGATCGCTACCCTCACCACCAAAGCCAGATCAATCAGCCGAGTTCTTAACTGTAGCTTTCCGCTAACGATACGTGACACATCCAGCATATCGTCAATTAACTGAGATTGCGCTCTAGCACTCCGTTCAACAGTTTCGATCGCCCGTATAGTGGCAGCTTCATCAAACTTGCGAGTGCGGAGTAAGTTTAACCATCCCAGCATCACGTTGAGCGGATTCCGCAGCTCGTGAGAGAGATTGGAGAGGAAGACATCTTTGGCACTATTTGCGGTTTCCGCTTCCTGGCGAGCGGCTTGCTCTTGTCTCAGTAACTGCGATCGCTCTGTTTCAAACCGCTTGCGATCGGTGATATCTTCAATCGCTAGCAAAATTCTCTGGGCATCCCCATCCTCGACAATTTTCCAGGCATTCAGCAGCATGGTTTTCTGTCCAATTTTCTCAAACTGATGCTCAATTTCAAAGTCTTCAATGACCGTATCATCAGCAAAAGCATTGTTGAGGAGCGATCGCAGTCCCGGCAGATTCCATTGTCCGTTTCCGAGTTCAAAAAGAAGCGTTTGCGCGGTTTCAGCAGGCGAAACCTGGAATGTTTCATAGAACGCTCGATTGGCTTTGTTCACACGGAAGTTAGACTCCAGCACAATCAGGGGAACTTGGACTGTTTCCACAATTGCTTCGGCGTAATTTCGGGCAGCTTCTAAAGTAACTGCACTGCGTTTGAGGTCATCAATATCAAACAGCACCAACACCACCCCATCAATCTGGTTTTCGACCGTGCGGTACGGACGAATCCGCAGCATATAGCAATGACCGCCTGGGGTTTGAACTTCTAGCTCTTTGACAGTCAGCGTCTCCAATACTTCCAATATCAGAGGTTCTAAATCAGGAGAGTTGAGATTTACTCGGATATCACTTAGAGGTCTGCCGGCATCAGTGGGAATGAAATTAAAGAGGCGCTGCGCCATGGGCGTGAACCGCCGAATGTGTAAATCGTTTGACAACATCAAAATCGGAATATTGATACTGGCAAGTAAATTGGTTAAATCATTGTTGACCTGGTAGAGTTCCGAATTGCGGCTGCGAAGCTCTTCGTTTGTCGTGTTGAGTTCTTCGTTAGTTGCTTGAATCTCTTCTTTGGCAGTTTCTAGCTCTTCGTTAGTGCTTTGAAGTTCTTCATTGCTCGATAAAATTTCCTCGTTGGCGACTTTGAGGTCTTGATTGACGTGTTCCTGCTCTTGAATCACGACTTGCAGGTATTCTTGAGTTGCTGCCTGTTCTTGAATGGAGGCTGCAAGCGCTTGCTGCAATCGAGCGATCTCCTGCTCCAGGTTTTCCTGTTGGCTTTCAAAATCAACTGGAGCGATCTCTATTAGAGGGACTTCTTCAAACAAAACTAAAAAGTGGCGTTCCTCAGTCGCTGAAGCCTGAAACGGAATCACTTGAAGATTGACCATTCTAGAGCTATCACCCTCTGCGATACATAGCTCGTTTTTTCGGACGAGAACATTTTGCCGTTGTGCCTGATAAATGGCAGCGCGTAACTCAACTAGCAATCCCTCTCGTACCATGTTGAATAAATTGTGGGTGGCGGTTCCAGAAACCAGCTTAAGGTAGCGATCGATATCTCCCCGCAGTTGCAAAACATCCATCTTGTCGTTAATGACTACACCCACAGGAGCGTAATAGTTCAAGATCACCTGATCAGTCTCTTTTTGTAAGTCAAACTCATTAGTCGAAGATTGAGCGCCCTTCAAGCGATCGCTTGGCTTAATACTTCGATAACTGCTAGTTACAAAGGAAAATGTGGGACGAGTAGCGTTTGGCTTCTTAGCGTAAAGCTTGTATTTTCTGTCTACTGAAGTAAACAAATCTGAGTATTGTCCAGTACCTTCTGCTGTGCCCAATAGCAGGAAGCCTTTTGAATTAAGGCCGTAATGGAAGATCAGCATAATTCGTTTTTGCAGGGCTTCTCCTAAATAAATCAGCACATTCCGGCAGCTCACGAGATCCAAGTTGGAAAAAGGCGGATCGCTACCTAAGTTTTGGCGGGCAAACACGCACAGTTCACGCACTGCTTTACCAACTTGATAGTTGCCTCCTTCCAGCGTATTGAAAAATCGTTGGCGGCGCTCTGATGAAACTTCTAACATCTGATTTTCCTGGTAAATGCCTGCCCTTGCCTTTTCAATTGCCGTCTCGCTAATGTCTGTAGCAAAAATTTGGATCGTTGGTCGAGTTGCTTTACTATCCAAAAACTCCAGCAGACAAATGGCGATCGAATACACTTCCTCACCCGTCGAGCAGCCCGCCACCCAAATCCGAATCGGAAACTCTAGCGACTTGTTTTGCGTAATGGTGGGAAAAACTTGCTCTTTTAACTGTTGAAACGCTTCAGGGTCACGGAAAAAACTGGTGACATGAATCAGGATTTCCTCATAAAGTGCCTTCACTTCTCCTGGATGCGCTTGCAAATATTGAGCATAATCCTCCAATCGTTCCAGCTTATACAACAACATCCGTCGCTGAATCCGGCGATCGAGCGTATTTGGCTTATAGTGGCTGAAGTCAACGCCTGTAGCCGATCGCAGTAACCTAAAAATGGTTGTTAGGGCATCCTCAATTTCGGGAGATTTCTCAGCCGTTATGAGAGGTAGCACGCAAGAGAGAAAGGGATTGCGACTCAGAATTGCTAGTTCCTCGGCAATTTTTTGGGGCGGCAAAGCAAAGTCTACACTACCCGTTGCTACGGCTGTATTGGGCATACTATCGAATTGTGCTGTGTCTTCACATTGAGCAAACGTTACACCTCCCGCCGCTTTCACCGTCTTTAGACCCAGTGCGCCATCGCCATCCGTTCCTGACAAAACAATGGCGATCGCTTTATGTCCCCGATCTACTGCCAGCGATGAAAAGAACACATCTGCTGGCATATATTTTCCATGAACCTTCTCGCGTGGGCTTAATTGCAGCACGCCGTCTACCAGCGTCATTTTCGTGTTGGGTGGAATGACATAAACCTGATTCGGCGCGATCGCCATCCCGTCTTCTACCTGAGTAACTGGCATTTGAGTTGTCCGATCCAAAATCTCGCTCAGCAAACTCTTATGATCAGGAGCTAAGTGCTGAATCAACACAAATCCCATGCCAGTGTCGATTGGTAAATGTCTAAGTAATTGCGTGAAGGCTTCTAACCCCCCTGCCGAAGCAGCAATGCCAACGACCGGAAAAGCAGCTTCGACCTGGGCTTGTTGGGCTACGTCGATCTCATTCTCAACAGATTCAAGGGTTGACGGATTGGGGAATTGCTCGGAGGTCATAGGATGAAGCTTACTTCGTGAAGATGTGGCAGCTAAGGGAGATTATTCAAGTGGTGTTGACCACAGGAAGCAGCAGAGTAAGATTTAGGGTTTTTTAGGAAAGTACTGTTCGAGCAGGAGATGAGCGATCGCCTGGTCAGTGTCATTCTCAGACTGATTCATTTCTATCAACAAAACTTTCACTTGCTGGAGGGCTAAAGGCATGGGTTTAGCTCGATAATTCTCCCAGCGATTAACCGTTACAACAGTCACGCCTAACCGAGCGGCAAATTGCCCTTGAGTGAGTCCACACAACTCTCGTAGAGGGCGAATCAAGGCGTTTGTATCAATATCAAGAGTTTTAACTTTGCTCATGATTAATAACGCTCATTATTGATCGTCAGATTAACGGATGATATATCATCTGTCTCTCTATCAAAAGGAATGAAGAACTTAAGTATGCCTTTTAAGGAATTTGAGTCGCCCTTTGTCTTTTCTGGCAGTCAGGCAAAGTCAAACACAATCACACAGAAAAGTAAGACGATCGATACTAGAAGCTCTCTTATTAGAGCCAGTCCGACACAACGGAAAGCTATGTTTTTTGCCGATACTAGTAACTTCTGGCGGAAGTTCACCTATTGACGAACCAGGGGCTTAAGCCCCTGGTTCGTTATCGTTAGTTTAAACATGCTAACAGTAGCTGTACTTATTTATATAGCCTTTCTGTTTGTATTGAACGTGATAGCTGAGAATCTAAGGGAGTTGCGATTAAATAACGCCCCGAACCGCCCCCTAAATCCCCCATTCTGGGGGACTTTGAAAGGTTCGGAAGTCCCTGCCCCAGAATGGGGGATTTAGGGGGGCTGATAAATCAATGCATCCCATTGGGGTTTTATTTTCACGCAACTCCCTAAGTAATAAACTGTCTATAAACAGTTCATCACTTGTTCATAAAACCACTGATTCCGTTCGCGACATTCCTCAAGACTTTCTGGAGAAGTTAGGCAATGTTTTAATTCAGACTGCCAGCCCTCTGTTGAACACAGCAACTTATTCTGATTCTGAGACTCATAAATTACTTTGCTAAAAAATCGGATTTTTCTTGAAGAACTTGACCACTTTTTTACCGGATACAAACCTGGCTGATGCTTAAACGTAGCGAACTTACTGCTGAACGGAAAAGCTAACACTTTTCTTCCTAAAAGCGTTCCCCAGTAAGCACCGTGGTAAGAACTCGTCAAGATTGTTTCACCAGAACCCAAAAAGTCCAGCACTTCATCCAAGCTGTCGTTAGCATGAGTCATGCGCGGAAACTGGTCAATGTGGATCTGAAATTTTCTATGGGAAAATACCACAAACGGATGCTTAATTGCTCGCGGTTTATCGAACGACGAATGCATACAACTTGCACAAGGCACCCAGTGGTAGCCACTGTTAATATCTCTAATTCCCACTAGATCAAAGCGATCGAGATACTCAGCATAATTAAAAGATCGAATGCTGTTTTGATCTGTAGCGCCATAGGCTTGTTGACCGATACCCCAGGCAATTAACTTGCCGCGCGATCGCATTTTCACAAGCTGTTGAATCGGTTCTAGAAACCGGGGGAACAGTAATCCGCCCCCACCCACAATCAGGTTACTACTGAGCGCATGATCTGAAATACTGCGCAAATCAGCCGATGATTTTTCGTAACCTGGAAACGGAAAATAATGAATCGGAGCCGATAGCAAATCACCAATGTTGTGTGGATCAATCACGTGCATATTAATGATTGAATTCATGGGATGTTCCTATCGGGCGAAAAACAACACCTTTAGTAATCCCCAAATCCTTCAAAAACCGAGCATTGACTCACCCCGGTATTCTAGTCAGTGCCTCTTGAATGATGGGCGGCAACTGTCGCATAATTTTCGCTTTGTGCCAATCGATCGCCACTATCGTTACCCGTGCTGTAACGTGCAATCCTTCAAGCGATTCAATGCGATAGTCCCAGTTAATGCGTACGCCCTTAAGTTCGCAAAGGCAGGTCTTAACAACAACTCCTGCTGTCCCCATCTTAATTGCCCGATGGTAGCGAATTGATAAATCCACCACAGGCAACTCACAACCAGCCGCTATTAGGTCGGCGTACTCTATACCCAATGCCCGGAGATACTCGACTCTCGCTTCTTCCAGCCAAACTACGTAAGAGCCATGCCAAATTACCCCGGCATAGTCGGTTTGGTGAGGATGGACTCTTACAGGATACTCAAACCAATAATCAGCCAGCATTCTGACGCAGGCAGAACTTGATTAACGTGCCACAAGCAAGCAACTTGAGCAGTTCCAAAGCCCAGTACTCTCCATGCATGAGGTTCATCAAAGCAGGAGGTTTAACAAAGTCTAGGCTGAGGGGAAGCCCGAGAGCGCTCATTTGGGGGGTTAACGCATAAGTGTAGATGAGGGCGATCGCCAACAGAGCGATCGCTAACAGCGTGCCCTGTCGTCCACCAAATTTAGCTGCCTGAGTTAAGCGTAGGGTAATAGCTCCAGTTAAAATGACTGCCGCACAAAGAACCTCAATGTGGTTGAACGCTCCGAACAAGGAGTAGCCTGCACTGGCAAAGCTCGGCTCAACCATCATGCCCGTGAAAAACATAGAGGGCATAATCACAAAGTCTAAAAGAATGCTACTGCTGAGCCAAAAAGCCAAGCTAGAAACAACAATCATCTGCCAGTTAAAGCGTTTGGGGTCTGAGGTGATAAAAGCAGTCATAATTGTTCTCGCCAAAAACGTAGTTCTCGTCAAAAATATTCCTGTACTTCGAGCTTAGCCGATTCCACCTGAAGGAAACATGAACTATCGTTGCAAAGTGTTGTGTTTGCAACATAATTGCCCGTACTGGGTTAAGGACTATTAAGGAACGCCAGAAGCTTCAAAGGTAAATGTGACACGAAGCCGATCTTCTGCCGATGCCAGCGGGAGTTGGGCAAATGGAGCAGCTGTTTGCACTGCTTTGACAGCCGCTTGATCAGCGCTCACATCACTTGAAGATTGGACTAACTCTAAGTGGATGAGGTGCCCCTGGCGATCGATGATGAACCTGACTTGAGCAGGGCGATCGGTCTTGACAGATAGGGCAGCTTGCCATCGTTGATAAATCTTCTCTTTTAGAGTGGCAAGGTACATGTCCCAGACTTCATCCTTCACTGCTGCAACCGAAGGGAGAGAGGCGGGCGGAAGCGTTTTCGGCTGATCAGGTAGAACAGCAAGAGAAGCGGGCGATCGAGTTGTTCCGGTCAATGTGGAGATGACTTGAGGGATTGGTTGTATCGGGCTGGTCAAAGAACGGGTCGTAGCGAGTTTATTGGAGGAGATCGGTGAAAAATCAGACTGGTCTATAGCGATAAACTGAATCGGGTCTATGGACGTAGAATGCTTTGTCCACGGCTGGATGAGAGCGATCGCCCCACCATGCAGCATTCCAGCCGCCGCTAGACAAAGCCTAAGACGGTTGCGTTGTCTTACGACGGCTTTCAGGCGATATTCAGCAAGGTTCATAGATCAGGTAACCGATAAATCTCAAGTCCAATTTGGATTATGATGAAAGTGTGCAAAAAATCTTGATTACCATTTTGGCATTACGTTATGGACATTTTGACTTTTGGTTGGATTTCACTATTGACCGTTTTTACTTTCTCAATTTCTATGGTGGTTTGGGGTCGTAACGGTTTCTAAATTTGCGCATCTTAACTTCTAGCCATGTCAGACTAGCCATGTCAGATTTCAACCTGGAATCCTCCCTTCTAAGTGTCCTTGCTGTCCTATCAGTAGGGCTATTGGTAGCAGTTACGGGTGGAGTTGCCTATTTGACCACGATAGAATGGCGCGATCGCCGTCGAATTGATAACGAAAAGCGGGGTCGCTAGCGGCTTAGTTCAAGCTTCCCCGCTTAATTTGCTCTCGTTCAATTGCTTCAAACAATGCCTGAAAATTGGCTTCCCCAAATCCCTGGGCAACTTTCTCCGTTGCTCCTGCCCAATACCGTCGTCGCTCAATCAACTCAAAAAAGAAAGTGGGTTGAGAAAAAATGGGTTGGGTAAAGGCTTGCAATAGCAAAGCTGGCGATTGATCAGCCTGCCAATCGACGAGGACTTCTTGACTGGCGATCGCCTTCCACTCTGCCTCTGTAAGTTGAAAACCTTGGCGCTGACGAAGTTGCTCATAGTAGCTCAGGGGAACTCGTAAAAATGCTAGCCCTTGTTTGCGAAAGTGGGCGATCGCTTCAACAATTCCCTCTGTCCTGAGTGCTAAATGCTGAATTCCGGCTCCACCGTTAAGGTCTAAAAACTCTTGAATCTGGGAACCTTCGGTAGCAGGTTCATTAATGGGCAGCTTAATGGCTCCATCTGGATGAGTAAGCACCTGGCTGCACAAAGCGGAGCGATCGGTGCGAATAGCAAAAGATTGTTGACGCTGAAACCCAAATACTCGTTCATAGAAGGCGATCGCTGGCTCAAGCTCTCCTTTGGCAACATTGAGAACAACGTGATCAATGCCTGTAATGGCGGTTTCCCCCCTTATCACGGGCATTTCTATCACGGGTATAGGAGAGGAAACTTCCACCAAAGTATGCCGCAGTTTTCCCCAACCAACAATCTGACAAGCTTTAGCGAGATCGAAAGACTGAATAATAGTGGCGTTGGCATCTAAGGCACGAGCGATCGCTGTTGCCATATCCTTGACTTGAAATGCCACATCTACTATTCCAGGCGGATGACACTGTAGATATGTAGCAACAGGGCTTTGTGCAGTTAAAGCTGAAGAGAGCCAAAAGGAAACCGCTCCACTGCTAACCACTTCTGTTTGAGTATGGCGATCGGTTTGACTAGAAAACTGACTAGAAGCAGATTGAAATCCTAAAACCTGGATAAACCAGTCTCGCCAGAACGGGGCATCTTCAACGTAAAAATGGACGTGATCGATGTTCATGAGTGAGGCTGTGGTTCAAAACCTCTCTAATATCACCCATTCT
Protein-coding regions in this window:
- a CDS encoding DUF4149 domain-containing protein, giving the protein MTAFITSDPKRFNWQMIVVSSLAFWLSSSILLDFVIMPSMFFTGMMVEPSFASAGYSLFGAFNHIEVLCAAVILTGAITLRLTQAAKFGGRQGTLLAIALLAIALIYTYALTPQMSALGLPLSLDFVKPPALMNLMHGEYWALELLKLLACGTLIKFCLRQNAG
- a CDS encoding acyl-CoA thioesterase — its product is MLADYWFEYPVRVHPHQTDYAGVIWHGSYVVWLEEARVEYLRALGIEYADLIAAGCELPVVDLSIRYHRAIKMGTAGVVVKTCLCELKGVRINWDYRIESLEGLHVTARVTIVAIDWHKAKIMRQLPPIIQEALTRIPG
- the hppD gene encoding 4-hydroxyphenylpyruvate dioxygenase — encoded protein: MNIDHVHFYVEDAPFWRDWFIQVLGFQSASSQFSSQTDRHTQTEVVSSGAVSFWLSSALTAQSPVATYLQCHPPGIVDVAFQVKDMATAIARALDANATIIQSFDLAKACQIVGWGKLRHTLVEVSSPIPVIEMPVIRGETAITGIDHVVLNVAKGELEPAIAFYERVFGFQRQQSFAIRTDRSALCSQVLTHPDGAIKLPINEPATEGSQIQEFLDLNGGAGIQHLALRTEGIVEAIAHFRKQGLAFLRVPLSYYEQLRQRQGFQLTEAEWKAIASQEVLVDWQADQSPALLLQAFTQPIFSQPTFFFELIERRRYWAGATEKVAQGFGEANFQALFEAIEREQIKRGSLN
- a CDS encoding polysaccharide pyruvyl transferase family protein, whose translation is MNSIINMHVIDPHNIGDLLSAPIHYFPFPGYEKSSADLRSISDHALSSNLIVGGGGLLFPRFLEPIQQLVKMRSRGKLIAWGIGQQAYGATDQNSIRSFNYAEYLDRFDLVGIRDINSGYHWVPCASCMHSSFDKPRAIKHPFVVFSHRKFQIHIDQFPRMTHANDSLDEVLDFLGSGETILTSSYHGAYWGTLLGRKVLAFPFSSKFATFKHQPGLYPVKKWSSSSRKIRFFSKVIYESQNQNKLLCSTEGWQSELKHCLTSPESLEECRERNQWFYEQVMNCL
- a CDS encoding TonB C-terminal domain-containing protein, translated to MNLAEYRLKAVVRQRNRLRLCLAAAGMLHGGAIALIQPWTKHSTSIDPIQFIAIDQSDFSPISSNKLATTRSLTSPIQPIPQVISTLTGTTRSPASLAVLPDQPKTLPPASLPSVAAVKDEVWDMYLATLKEKIYQRWQAALSVKTDRPAQVRFIIDRQGHLIHLELVQSSSDVSADQAAVKAVQTAAPFAQLPLASAEDRLRVTFTFEASGVP
- a CDS encoding PAS domain-containing protein: MTSEQFPNPSTLESVENEIDVAQQAQVEAAFPVVGIAASAGGLEAFTQLLRHLPIDTGMGFVLIQHLAPDHKSLLSEILDRTTQMPVTQVEDGMAIAPNQVYVIPPNTKMTLVDGVLQLSPREKVHGKYMPADVFFSSLAVDRGHKAIAIVLSGTDGDGALGLKTVKAAGGVTFAQCEDTAQFDSMPNTAVATGSVDFALPPQKIAEELAILSRNPFLSCVLPLITAEKSPEIEDALTTIFRLLRSATGVDFSHYKPNTLDRRIQRRMLLYKLERLEDYAQYLQAHPGEVKALYEEILIHVTSFFRDPEAFQQLKEQVFPTITQNKSLEFPIRIWVAGCSTGEEVYSIAICLLEFLDSKATRPTIQIFATDISETAIEKARAGIYQENQMLEVSSERRQRFFNTLEGGNYQVGKAVRELCVFARQNLGSDPPFSNLDLVSCRNVLIYLGEALQKRIMLIFHYGLNSKGFLLLGTAEGTGQYSDLFTSVDRKYKLYAKKPNATRPTFSFVTSSYRSIKPSDRLKGAQSSTNEFDLQKETDQVILNYYAPVGVVINDKMDVLQLRGDIDRYLKLVSGTATHNLFNMVREGLLVELRAAIYQAQRQNVLVRKNELCIAEGDSSRMVNLQVIPFQASATEERHFLVLFEEVPLIEIAPVDFESQQENLEQEIARLQQALAASIQEQAATQEYLQVVIQEQEHVNQDLKVANEEILSSNEELQSTNEELETAKEEIQATNEELNTTNEELRSRNSELYQVNNDLTNLLASINIPILMLSNDLHIRRFTPMAQRLFNFIPTDAGRPLSDIRVNLNSPDLEPLILEVLETLTVKELEVQTPGGHCYMLRIRPYRTVENQIDGVVLVLFDIDDLKRSAVTLEAARNYAEAIVETVQVPLIVLESNFRVNKANRAFYETFQVSPAETAQTLLFELGNGQWNLPGLRSLLNNAFADDTVIEDFEIEHQFEKIGQKTMLLNAWKIVEDGDAQRILLAIEDITDRKRFETERSQLLRQEQAARQEAETANSAKDVFLSNLSHELRNPLNVMLGWLNLLRTRKFDEAATIRAIETVERSARAQSQLIDDMLDVSRIVSGKLQLRTRLIDLALVVRVAIESIQPAAEAKAVQIVSDLTTVSVLGDPDRLQQVLWNILSNAIKFTPAGGQVEITLEAVNQQAQIRVSDTGRGISADLLPHIFDRFRQGDSSTTKASAGLGLGLSIVRQLVELHGGTVEAESAGEGQGTTMIVKLPLRSSPLADTRSIEPTDTGESSTAAPSTSIAEAPALAGLCILVVDDEEDSRALMEYTLAEAGAEVLIVASVREAIAAFTENPGKYDVLLTDIGMPEEDGYSLIRQIRAFNAEAGGQIPAIAITAYASEQERQMAIDAGFQAHVAKPVDLDPLILLIATLVKES
- a CDS encoding helix-turn-helix domain-containing protein encodes the protein MSKVKTLDIDTNALIRPLRELCGLTQGQFAARLGVTVVTVNRWENYRAKPMPLALQQVKVLLIEMNQSENDTDQAIAHLLLEQYFPKKP
- the petN gene encoding cytochrome b6-f complex subunit PetN codes for the protein MDILTFGWISLLTVFTFSISMVVWGRNGF
- a CDS encoding NYN domain-containing protein: MTKKNISDPGDRGRVIVFIDGSNLFYAASDLEIEIDYVKLLSYLVDKAYLVHVLFYTGNDPENKKQCEFLKWMSGHGFRVIAKALTQAPNGVKKANLDVEIAVDMMMLARYCDTAVLVSGDGDFAYVVDAVAKQGVRVEVVGLRSMTSGTLIDVANRYINLADIQQAVKKIDSDVACSLVNAKE
- a CDS encoding chemotaxis protein CheB, whose translation is MPEHDVIVIGTSAGGLKALGMILGALPADIDAVLFIVQHLAADKPSILPKILTDVSSFPASHPVDGERIQKGRIYVAPPDYHLLVNQGSIRVVRGPQENRFRPAIDALFRSAARAYGSRVVGVVLTGHLDDGTVGLQAVKKRGGVAIVQDPQEAEYPSMAKSALRYVKVDYCVPMVEISDLLVRLSHEPTNNEEAYPITAEIEVESKIVEQQFNAKEFLENVELIGTRTTYTCPECNGSIWQIGKEEPVRLRCHTGHSFTADVFLAEQTQNLENALWSATRIMDEKVTFLRQMSERMKAIDLQSAATEYTDHADSLNEEVSIVRGIILNGFSTKRTLPKADAESSERQ